From the genome of Solanum lycopersicum chromosome 7, SLM_r2.1:
GCACGTGCAAACGTCACGCATGCACGCACACATACATTATTTGacagatatacatatacaattcgcCTCTTTCCTCATTCACCTCTCTCCACTCTCTTCTCtcgttcgtctctctcctccctctgaCATGTAGATAAGAATCGTAATTAGCAAACTGTAATTACGGagtataattaagttatttttgagtGGCTATAAGCGAAAATTCTCTATgttaataaataatagttataGTACAATCATTTCCTCAATTTCAAAAgcgaatttttcttttttgaaataagTTTTCACTGTCCTCTTAATTTCAGAAGTTGGCTCCATAtctataattttgataattgcacttcataattatagttttatttGCTATAGAGGCTGCTGTTTGTATATTTTTGtccatttatatattttgcttATGAATATACAAATAGGGCaagtatatacaaattttgtatttatatatttgagaatttttcAAAATCCCGTTTGTATGCACTTGCCAATATACAAACTGTTGTTGTATAtgcattttattattaaaataaaacattaattgCATATTTTAGTGGGTATAATTTTGTTGggatatatactattaaccatgtgttaagaaataatatttattagaaaataaatatttgctcAATTTCAATAGATCATTTTATTCGTTTATGGTGTCCatttacttatatagtagatgatttagtGTATGGAGTTTTAGCTTATATACAGAAAATTAAATCATCGGTTCTTATAAGTATAAAATTTTTGGTTCATAATCTAGGATGAAAATTGAACATGTCATCGGGTACGATTGTAACAcaagattatatgtaatttatcttgattatgggaACGGTATAGTTTCAACTTCTTGTGCTAgtacattttgtatgtattgaacgggACCGAATAGAGATAGTTGTTTTATAATaactgacaaaaatatattctctaaaaactattaaatgtacttatattcttaatcctGGTGTAActattatgatctgtatatattaattatcgttttgatttattaaaagatgAGATCCTGAGATGGGTCAATATGCCTGGTAagttggatgataataatatatgttagtgaaataataagttagttgatggaatTCATGTCTCGTTATAAAAATTGATTGATATGCctttttgagaaacttataaGTCTTCATTGTGTCAAATCTTGCAAGTGGGTTTATGAATCCGAcacatgaaataaattaaacaatgctctaaaggaaattaattattaagttaaattcgtcagtaatttaatttattgattagtatttgAAATCTTAACATGGGGAATTACATAAGTGTTTAATGGGAAATTACGAAATATAAATAGAGAAGTGCAATTACAAATTTCTAGTGGaatgatttgaaatttattatggtaagaattattcaaattaattatttgaaattatttccaTTATAGGAAGCCTCGGTAATTAATTTTGTGGTTCCTATAGTGTccatatttaactagaacttAGAATTCTATTTCTatggaaaaagaaagaataatataattttttctattcttcTAGAAAAACTAGGTTTTCTAGTCCTTTTTGGATTAGGAAGaaatctctataaatagggattcTCCTAACCTAGAAAGAAGAgggattaattttctattcGATACTTGCCCACCCACGTATTGAGAGAGTTCGGATGTGACCTAGGATCATTGTTATAGAAGATCATAGCTACCTTGTAGATTCGTTTGAAGTTTTTTCTATCTTGGGGATTCGCTTGAGGCATCCGCTCACGCTTTAAGAGGtaattcttaaattaaatttcagtATATTTATGTGTTCTAGCATGATATATGTTTTAGCGTAAAcgatattgattatttattattcatgtAAGTAGTAAAGATCCTGATATGTTTCCGCTGTGCATATATGTTTTCTAACAAAATTATGGTGAAAGATGACTATTGATTCGTGTAACCTATATGATTATTAGTTCTTGTAACTCTCGTGGTCATTAGTTTCTAGTAATTCATATTGCCATTAGTTTCTTATAACTTACACATTCATTTAGCCACATTACTATGTCACATTCTACACATTGATTATTTGGAAGACTCTTCACCTATAAATTGTGGTGCTTCTTCGTTTGTGAAGGAAAGCAAGAAAAATATGATGTGTGAAAAATATTGTAGTGGATAGTAGTTAAAAAGAGAGTtaagaaaaagagaatattCCAAATCTTTAATTGTATTCACTATGaaaaagagaatatttatcTATTGAAGAAAGGTGTTCTTACGTGGAGTTTTGAACTCTTCAATTAATCCAAAGTTGTATAACGTTAATGGGCTGTTATATTCCGAAGGGGATAAGTCAAGAGTGGTTGTTGAATCAGTATAGGTTATATTGTAATGGTCTTAAATATTCTTAGAAAGAGTGAGCTATCTGCGGTTGAACACCTCTCGACACAAGTGATTTTAGATCTTAATAATAGATTTCAAACACTTTGAATGAGTTAGTATCACGTTAGACACCCTTTATAAAATTTCTACCACTGCGACTAAGGCAAGGCATACGTGATCTTACTCTTTGCATGGGAATTAGTTGACTAAAAACTTAAATTGATTAAGACAAAAAGTACTATCGGCCTAATTATCTTCTCAACAAACGCAAAATCAATCAGTCTTATCGAGGCAAGATTAGTTATATGtaattgatttttggtgaagttttttatttattattattattattattattattattattattattgaatacTCCTTCTGTTCACTATTATctgttatgatttttatttttaaagtcaaaattataataatttttactaaCATttaaagatgtattttttcatcatattgatatgtaaaaaattgcaatttatagtacttttggTAGAGTTTCTGaacatctaatttttttgtttaaaatatcttattaatataatctaatttaactttaaaaattagttaaattgactttcgaaaagcgcaacaatgacaaataaaaatggacaAAGAGACCACCATATTCCAACTTTTTAAGACCTAATCTCTATTATTTTAATCAAGCAATTATGTTGATCCTTACATTATGCCTTTCACATCAAAGATGAATAAATAGCAAAATCAGTTTATCcaattcatatatatgtatgtgctaaTTATACTACGTAGCAGGTACTACTACTAAGTGctaattattgaaaaattgaCTTCCACATGCACAGTAAACTATGATGGGATCAAAATTTTCACTACGTGAAATCAAAGTATAAAAAAACTCAAgcgaaatcaacatttaatatatacataaaagttTTGCAATTTATACATACAATGTAATTTTATGGTAAAATGGGTGTCAACAGACACCACTTGGACATGGGTTGCTCCATCCACTGACAGAACTAAGTAGTGTCGAAAATTAACCAACTCCCTTCGTCAAAAATTTACACTATGCAAATAGAGTAAAAATGAGCTGcttgtgaaaaaaataatgtgtgAGTTGTTGAATCTTCTTAACCTTTAATAATATTCAAGTATGGTGGTAAAGGAGGTTAAAAATTTCTATGGTCATATGTGCAAATTATAATTGTGtcattttaaaatctttttgaatCCTCTTATATAAGTTTCTGATTCCGTGATAACTACACCATTGCGCACACACacatttataacattttttctaaataactatctatatttttctttcatttggtATTTGATCCTTTAAACAATCCTAATATAGGTGTTTGCTTAAACATCAAATGATTGAGGTTGGTCAAAATGAAAGTCTCACTTAATTAGAAGCTCTATTGAAAGAGACATAATATAACTAATCTAATTTCTAGTCCTATAAATTGGCTTTCATCCTCTCTATTTGATGTGTgacagagagaaaaaaaaaataccaagaTCTCTTTCACTAGAAATAAATAATGTCTACTTTTAGCTTGggtctctttgttatttgtattGTAGGTATATTTTTAGATGCTAGTCATGCACAGTTACAACTCAATTTCTATGCCAAGAGTTGTCcaaaagcagagaaaattaTTGAGGACTATGTCCACAAGCACATCCCAAATGCTCCATCTCTTGCAGCAGCCTTATTGCGACTTCATTTCCATGATTGCTTTGTCAGGGTACgttatattttatcatatgttCAGATGTTCAATTTACTCAAAATCGAGTATCTAAATGAAATTTACTCAAAAGTTTAATGGTACAAGTGTTTCTTTGtttgttcttttattaattttgcaGGGTTGTGATGGTTTTATACTTCTGAATTTCACTTCGAGCACGAAGAATCAGACTGAAAAAGTGGCGATTTCTAATCAATCATTGAGAGGTTTCTCATTCATAGATGGAGTGAAGAAAATAGTTGAAGCTGAATGCCCTGGAGTTGTTTCTTGTGCTGATATTGTTGCCTTGATTACTAGAGACTCTGTTGTGGTCACCGTAAGTATAAAACTCGAGAAAATAACACACATACCTACCTAAAATTAGTCAGTGAGTTCAGAATAAACATTACACGTGTGTACATATAGTTTGAACTCACAAAATCCGCTgtctaattttcttcttctttgaatgATAGGTAGGACCTTTCTGGAATGTACCAACTGGTCGAAGAGATGGTAAAATATCAAATGCTTCTGAAGCATTGGAAAATATTCCACCTCCAACAAGTAACTTGTCAAGTCTCCAAGCATCTTTTGCCAACAAGGGTCTTGACTTAAAAGACTTGGTCCTCTTATCTGGTAAACTAAATTGAAGTacatatacatttatttttatgtttacttcCACATATTCCATAATGAACACAGAACAAAACGAAGTGCAGCCTAAGCACTATTGGTTTGACTGAactcatatttttaaaagtacaaTCAGTTCAAATCTTGAATCTAGTTCTCGTAACAAGCAGAACTACACTAATTTTGGATCTTGCATTTGACTATGGTTATAATTCTCAATTTTTTGGGCATAACTACAACAAAGGTCCTTAATTCTCAGGTGCTCACACCATTGGAATCGCTCATTGTTCGTCATTTTCAACACGTTTGTACAATTTCACAGGTGCTTTAGGCACACAAGACCCATCTCTAGACAGTGAATATGCATCCAATCTTAAGGGGGAAAAATGCAAATCAATCAACGACAATACAACGATAGTTGAGATGGATCCTGGTAGTTTCAGGACATTTGATCTAAGCTACTACAAGCTTTTGTTCAAAAGGAGAGGCCTATTTCAATCTGATGCAGCTTTAACAACAAGTTCTACAACAAAATCATACATCAACCAGCTAGTTAAGGGTTCACTCGAAGAGTTCAACGCGGAATTTGCAAAGGCGATGGAGAAAATGGGAAGGATAGAAGTTAAGACTGGCTCTTTTGGGGAAATTAGAAAGCAATGTGCTTTTGTGAACAAATAGAGAACCAATGTTAGTacttaaaatttcaattatttggctttttgtttgtgtttttttttttgtggggaTTATTTGCATTAATGTTACCTTTGTATAGCATGTTTGTTATCTGCTTTTGTAACTTGATTGGTAgcttcaaaataaaattctaatGACAAGAGCCTTTTCGTCTCCGTTACTCTTAAATCTCttctatttttagaatttttgttgtacttaATTACTCCTTCCCAATTTGTGTGAAGGAATTTCTAGTACAAGCAAAGGGTCAAGAACACATAcactccctccgtttaaaaaaaaatgatctagTTTCGCTTGTAACAGAGTTTAATTTCGTGactctaaattaaagttatatcaaatgtacTAAAATGACCTTTAATTTTATTGCCTTAAACCTACCACGTGGAATGTTAAAGTGTTACCAAAAAAAGGAAAgtgatcattcttttttaaacagactaagtcattttttttaaacataaaaaataatttcgagATGCTCTTTAGTTCTGCACATTGCAGGGCCTATTTCTAGAAGCAATGATCACAACAGGTTTTTTCCTACATTCAAGGGTCGAATTTGAAACctctaattaagaaaaaaaaaatctcaatcatcccatcacaattcataaaaaCAGACGAAATATATGAAGAAAGTTTAATACTTGGAGAGGAGAACATGGAAGACTTCTTCTACGTATGTGTACACTAATCACAATAATCTAATGACTCTGACGTGTTGGTACTTGGTAAGTTGGTATGCCATTGACAGATTCACTTCACCAAATAAACAAGAACTATAGTTGAAAATGAAagcaaatactagaaaaaacaattaaagtattataatttgaaataatcatTATTTATCGTTAGGAATTTCATTGCTTACTTGATCGGACAAGTACTAAAACAAGAAGCAATTTAAACTCAACTTGACAAGCAATGCAACACGCATAATCAAGAGTTGAGATTATAGTACCATATAGTCTGGGGCAGATCTAAGGGCCGAGGTTCTATTTTCAAATTCTACGTACacactatatttttatttttcgaacccttttaaataaaaatcctaAATTCGTAACTACATATAGTAGAACATATAGATCATTATATCCGTACTAAACacttacaaaaagaaaacaagtagaATAGAAGGAAGATAGGAGTGATAAACCAATAATTAGTTTGTCATATTATCGAGAATCAttaacattttcttaaaatgttGATGTATCAATGTATTAGGTGTTTGGATTCTTCACTCTTGATTCATGACAATTTAGGCAATGCACATGGTTGCCTAGCTTCTCTAACTCTTTAGGCAAGATGAATGTCCTCTTATTATTCAATGTCACCTAATAACTTACGTAAATGTACCTTCGATCATCTAATATACCAACACGACGaagtatatattgtttataCAATTTAACTAGATCTTTTTTGTGTATAggtgtatatattatatgtatagtgaatatatatttaatataaagtaaCGAATAGTAGAAGCAACGACTACTAACCACTTCTCGATCATATTTTcttagaataaataaattatatcgtAATTTCAAGTTCCATGTATTAACCATATTCAAGGAAAAATTGGGAACTAGAAATTAGGTATATAACATTTTCTATAGTAATATTCTCATATTAGGCCCAAAACCTGAACAATAGACCCGTCCATATTGCAATAGGCCCATTATTGATCGTCCCTCCAAAACCCTAGCAAAATTCGACCCAGCCCAAACAGTACACAAAACCCTAGCTGCGTCAAATACTCAACCCCACCCTCATCCCAACCCCACCCCCTATATATACATCTCATCTCTATTGCTTTCTTCATCGTCTTCTGCTGGTTATCGGTAATGTTTGGATTTCTTCTTCCTATTTGCTATGGTTCATATCTTTTGAATTTTCAGTTTGTTTTTTCTGTATTCAATTCTTATTATGTGTGTGATGAGGAAGCAACTTTGTGGACTAGAGTTTCTGATCTGGGGATTAGACCCCCCATTTGGTTGAAGACAAACCCTTGGCTGTCTGAGCACactttgttcttcttcatcttcctgTTTTTGTCTTTCTATAATCTCATGCTTTTGCTGCAGTTTCAACGATTAGGAGTTGCTTTGATAATACTTAGATCTGGCTTATGATGATAAAGTTAATTATCTTAGCGGATTTCAGTGAGATTTAATTATCAATGATCTGATTGTGTTACACACACTGAAGCCTTTCAATAACCACTTATTTActcaaatttatgattttttttcttaattgaatTCGTTTGTTGATGGAAAAGTATGCTGTGATGAGATTAAGCACCATAGGGTGTATTGGGCAGTGGAAGAAGGTTTAAAAGCCTTCTCCGTGAGCTTATTAATTAACGACTTCTCCTTCCACTGAGCATCattttttctatcaattttACATCTGTTTTTCTCTAATTTGATTGGTTGAATCTGTAATTTGTTTGTCACAGGTTCTTAATAGTTGGTTAATTAATGCGTCTATTTACCAATTCTGGGGGATTTTCAGTTCTTCTCGGTATAATGGCTCAGACGCAATATTGAAAGTGGTTATATCCTGATTGATGGACTTGTAATCAGTGCCATATTATCCTGGAAACGCTACTTAAATTTCCTTTAATcaatttaatgtttttgtttcaCTAATTAGATTATGCATGTACTACTATGTGAAtcactaattttaaaattaatcaacGAAATCTATTGTTCTTTTGAATGcattatttgaatttataactGTGTGATGAGGAAGCAATTTTGTGGACTAGAGTTTCTGATCTGGGGATTTAGACCCCCATTGGTTGAAGACAAACCCTTGGCTGTCTGAGCACACctgttttgattgatttttgtaattacttcaatgattttcaatttttatttgtcatggcTTATGATGATTATTCTAATTATCTTAGCGGATTTCAGTGAGATTTAATTATCAATGATCTGATTTTGTTACACACACTGAGGCCCTTCAATATTTCTACATAAAATTCTTAactagataataataataatgcgtCTATTACCAATTCTGGGGGATGGTTAGTTCCTCTTGGCATAATGGCTCAGACGCAATATTGTGAGTGGTTATATCCTGATTGATGGACTTGTTATAGTAGTGCCATATTATCCTGGAAACGCTACTTACATTTCTAATTGATGGATCATATAAGAACTTTGACAACTTGTTGTCATTGCGCCTTTGATATGAATAATGCAGCTatagaaaatgaaatttgaatatgtaatcatattatttttaaaatagaatattatGGACATTTGCTAGAAATGACAACTAAGTGAACCTTTTTTTATGTCATGGTGATGGCAACGGAAAATATGTACTCGAGGTAATGTAGGCTTTAGCAGTTACGCAAGGATTCTgtgatttcaaaatttaaaaattgaacaaattggTTTCAACATAACTTAGTGCAATGCAACAAGTACTCCCTGTAcataatatttacatttttgaTGCTTGTAAAACTTTTTTTAGAAGGATGAatgaaaagcataaaaaaatttacatgctGTGTGAAAAAAAATAGTGGTACCGGAGAAGTGTCATATTATAGCTATTGGTTGGTAAATTTGCAACCGTGCAAAGTCTCAAATATGTGAATATGGATGAAGACCTGGAAACTACAAGGCAAACCTGGTATTGAACATGTTGGCTGAGAAGCAAAGTTGATTGCGAGTCGCATATGATCCCTAGAAGCAAAGTTGTTCCTTCCACCTTCAAACATTGGAATTCTTTTTGATCAGTTAGGATTAGATATCTCCCATATCACCCAAGATGAGTTACAAATCACTATGAGAGCGTAAAAGATTGTGGCTAAACAACGAACATTCAATATCAATCAACTTGAGAATGTGTACAACaggaaatattatgtaaagaagTGGTGCTCTACCAACACAGAGATGGTATACTGACCGAGAAAAGTTGGAGTGAGATAAAAAGAGTTGGGGCAAAATTTTGTACTATCTAAATTCAATCTGGCTTACCAGGGAATTTTGCAAAAACAATGATTCCCCATTTCCGACAGCAGTAGGACAGATCAGAGTTGAATGCATGACCTCAGCATCTAAACGTATATGAGCCAATGATGTTATTTCTTAATTGAAGTGTAAATGCCAGATATTATTGCCGACTGCAACTCCAAGTGTTGACAAGATTTTATGACAGAGATGGCACGTTTCTGTGAAGGAATTGTGAGTAGTTCATTAAGCTGTGGCAGCGGattataaacaaaaaatcatTCAAATCCAACTTGTCAGACTAAATATGCAGATAGGTAAGCCAAAAAACTGCTCCAATGCTTTGCAATGTACAGGAGAAATCATTAGTTCTATCTACATTTGCAACGACTTTTATTCACCTCAATGGGTTGTTTCCAGCTCTTCTTGATTCCTGGAAGGTGACCCTTCCCAACGACTGCTACAACAGAGTTGTGTTCACCGGCAACTCTTAGTAATGTAGATGACATGAACCTGTGGAAGGACAGATAGAGGCGGATTTCTAACATTTGTAATTCAGTATTTAGAACATCATCAAAAGTCGAAATAAGTGTCAGGTTCATTGTCATCCTTCAAAGATTCTGTTTTAAATGCCAGGAAGACCAAAATTACCATAAATCTCGTGTGTTTCAAGTAAATAAACAGAACAGTGAGCTCATTTGCATTTACAAAAGCTCACACAGTTAAATACTAGTAAATTGATGCGATGAAGAACTGATAAGCTGGAAATATATGTTAGCGAAGGACGCAACAAACACATCATGACATATTTCAATTAATACTGGTTTGTCTCACCCCAGAACCTACTCCTTGAGAGTGGTGCATGTAATCCATCATTATGTgataaaaaattgatacaagAAGTCTGTCTTTTCCACTTTGCAAACTATTGACTTGACAGTGCTTACGCGTAACAACATAGGAAGGATGTCCTATTTTTATTGAAGCAACGTGTTAATTCAATTGACTGACTTAGCATACTCTATCACACTAATTTCCACTCTACCTTCCCAAGTTTTTCTTGTCGcaaaaatggaaatttataAAATGCTTGTGAATAAATGATATGATATGCAATAACTGACAATTATACCAACACATTGAGATCAAGAGCTGCTTGAGAAATTTCTCTTCatcagaaaaatttaaaaaaaaaaaagcaccacTGCAAAATAGGGAGAACACTGCGAACCTCATACACTTGTTGAGTACCAAATATTAAGGTATCCTTTCACTCCTAATAACACTTCCCATCGACCTTTACAGAGCGACTAACACCAATATATGTGAAGCTACCTTTCCCAAAAGCCTATAATAAAATGTATCCTCATACGATACATTATTAAACCAAAATAGGCCACCTCTAAACAAAATGCAGGTTCTATTAGTGCCAAACTACATGTAGAAAGCCAAATAGCtagacacaacatacttttcGAATATGTTGAATAATTAATCAGATTATTTTCTGAGTTCTATTTTGAAGGGCTTACATCCAACAAGCTCTCTAAATCTAATATAACACTCTTCAGGACTTAATGACAAGTGTCTGGTTTTAGACATAAGCCAGATAAAGAAACCAAGTATTGCATACAACTAAGGCAGGCAGCATAACAAATTTGACCGTACAGACAAAAGGAGATGGAGTGGGGAAGAGAGGTAGGGCCAGAAGAGAATTTTAGTCACACGCTTAGTGGGATGTATTTAAGTTAGAGGCACTTACAGATCTCGCTCATGAACTAGAGTAGTCCAAAGAGTGGGGAAGCGCTTGCTCATTTCCTGAATTGCAAGAGTCAACATATCGACATCATCCATTTCCTTCAACTGCTCAACAGCAGAAGTTCAATACCATGTAAGTAACATCCTTTATTTGTCACAAATCCAATATGCAGAGACGGGCAATGCCAAAGAGTATTATCCAAGCATCCCTACCATCTTGTTGAGGTCTTCCGTGTTCGGTAAAAATAATGCTTGGAATAACAAGGAGGACAAGAATTTTGTTTTGTGCCAAAGCTGCATTTTTGCCCATGTTCTTCCCAATGTTATCTGTTCAAAAGATAGGTAACGTTTGAAAGGTTAACAACAACAttcctagtgaaatcccacaagtggggtttgAAAGATACATGGTCAAAGGtgttgaatatatatttttaccaaATGTTTATTTGCTTAAAttccttaaaattatatatatacaaacttTTTCTTGTAATTGTAATTTCTCCTCCTAGTAATTATAGTTTACTACACTTAGTATGAATATTATGCATGCTAATAATGGTGTAGGATTCCATAGTATAAAGGGTGCAAATGGttgattttaaaatacaatGAGTGTGTATATGATCGAGTTGTATTACATGGTTGTCTAGAGTAATTTatccaaaaatgaaaaatgaaaaagcgATTCCACATTACAAGAAACAAGAAATTGAGCAGGAAATATAGTATGCTTTTGTCCTACTTGCAGAACTTGT
Proteins encoded in this window:
- the LOC101248408 gene encoding peroxidase 3-like, which codes for MSTFSLGLFVICIVGIFLDASHAQLQLNFYAKSCPKAEKIIEDYVHKHIPNAPSLAAALLRLHFHDCFVRGCDGFILLNFTSSTKNQTEKVAISNQSLRGFSFIDGVKKIVEAECPGVVSCADIVALITRDSVVVTVGPFWNVPTGRRDGKISNASEALENIPPPTSNLSSLQASFANKGLDLKDLVLLSGAHTIGIAHCSSFSTRLYNFTGALGTQDPSLDSEYASNLKGEKCKSINDNTTIVEMDPGSFRTFDLSYYKLLFKRRGLFQSDAALTTSSTTKSYINQLVKGSLEEFNAEFAKAMEKMGRIEVKTGSFGEIRKQCAFVNK